The sequence below is a genomic window from Rhizobium gallicum bv. gallicum R602sp.
CGGAAAGCCTTTCCGGCATCACCAAGGCCGATCTCTTCCAGCGCAAGGGCGAGAAGACGCCGGTCTTCGTGCGCTTCTCGACGGTCGCCGGCGGCGCCGGTTCGGTCGACACCCCGCGCGACGTGCGCGGCTTTGCGGTCAAGTTCTATACGCAGGAAGGCAATTGGGATCTGGTCGGCAACAACATCCCGGTCTTCTTCATTCAGGATGCCATCAAGTTTCCCGATCTCGTCCATGCGGTGAAGATGGAGGCTGACCGCGCCTATCCGCAGGCCGCCAGCGCCCACGACACTTTTTGGGACTGGGCGTCCCTGATGCCCGAAAGCACCCATATGCTGATGTGGGCGATGTCCGACCGCGCCATCCCGCGCTCTTTCCGGATGATGCAGGGCTTCGGCGTCCACACGTTCCGCTTCGTGGACGCTGAGGGCAAATCGACTTTCGTGAAGTTTCACTGGAAGCCTAAGCTCGGCCTCCAATCGACCGTCTGGGACGAGGCGCTGAAGCTGCAGGCGGCCGATAACGATTTCCATCGCCGTGATCTTCACGAGGCGATCGAAGCCGGAAACTTCCCGGAATGGGAACTCGGCCTGCAGCTTTTTGACGAGGACTTTGCCAGCAAGCAACCTTACGACGTGCTCGATGCCACCAAAATCATTCCGGAAGAAGTGCTGCCGCTGAAAATCGTCGGCCGCCTCGTGCTGGACCGCAACCCGGACAATTTCTTTGCCGAAACCGAGCAGGTCGCCTATTGCCCCGCCAATATCGTGCCCGGCATCGATTTCACCAATGACCCGCTGCTGCAGGGACGCCTCTTTAGCTATCTCGATACGCAGAAATCGCGCCTCGGCACCGCTAACTTCCACCAGCTGCCGATCAACGCGCCGAAATGCCCGGTCATGAACTTCCAGCGTGACGGGCAGATGCAGATGAACGTGCCGACGGGTCGAGCCAATTACGAGCCGAACAGCCTTGGCGTGCATGGCGAGGGAGGCGGGCCGCGCGAATGTCCCGTCACCGGCTTCCCGACATTCAGCGCCGCGTCCGGAAAAGAGGAGCAGGGCGACAAGCTGCGCATCCGCGCCGAGCTCTTTGCCGACCACTACAGCCAGGCGCGGCTGTTCTGGAAGTCGCAGACGCACTCGGAACAGGCCCATATCGCCTCGTCCTTCGTCTTCGAGCTTTCCAAGGTCGGCCTGAAGCAGGTGCCACCACGCATGGTCGGCAACCTGCTGAACGTCGATCCGGAGCTTGCCAAACGGGTCGCCGAAGGCCTCGGCATCGATCTCCCGCAGAAGAACCCGGCCGCCCGCGAGCCGATCGACATGCCCCCGTCGCCGGCACTCTCGATCCAGAAAAACATGAAGCAGACGATCGAGGGCCGCAAGATCGGCATCCTGATCGCCGACGGCAGTGACGCTCACGCCCTGCAATCCCTGGTGAACTCGATCGAGGATGCGAATGCCACGGCTTTCGTCGTTGCGCCGAAGGTCGGGAAGGCGAGGCTTTCGGACGGCAGCACGATCAAGGCGGATGGCCAACTCGCCGGTTCCCCGTCGCAGATATTCGATGCAGTCGCGGTTCTCCTGTCCGGGGAGGGCACCGGGATACTGCTGAAGGAAGGTGCCGCCGTGCAATGGGTGATGAATGCCTTCGTGCATCTGAAGGCGATCGGCCACACGCCGGAAGCCTTGCCCCTGCTTCACAAGGCCGGCGTCGAACCCGACGAAGGTGTCGTCGCATTGGACGGCGCTTTCTTCGAGGCCGCCGCCAAACGCTACTGGTACCGCGAGCCGAATGTGCGCATGCTAGCATAGATGTGTCGCGCCGCGGAGCGCTTCCTGCCCGTGGACAAGTGCCGGGAGGCCACGTCAAATCACCTTCTTCCCAGGGGAGAAGGTGCCCGAAGGGCGGATGAGCGGCGCTCCCTCGCGCTTTGCGGTAGGCGACGCACAAGCAGCCAATGGAGCTAGCTCGTTTTCTCCCTCGGCCGCACCATCCACGCATAGGCAGCACCCGCCAACAGCAGCACGCAGGTGCCGAGAAAGACCGCTCGCATGCCGATATGCCCGCCCACGAAGCCGCCGAGCACGGGGCCAGCGACCTGACCGACGTATTGCGTCGAGATGGAGTAGCCGAGTATGCTGCCTGCGGCACTGTCCGGCACGCTGTGGCGGATGACGGCGGTGATGCAGGGCAACAGCCCGCCGAGCGCAATTCCCATCAGGAAGCGCAGCGCGATCAGCTGCCACGAATTGGTGACGAAGGCCTGCGGGATCAGGAGCAGCGCCGCAACAGCAAGCGCACCCGCAATCACCGGCCAATGCCCGATCCTGTCGGCGAGCTTGCCGAGGCGCGACGCCGAAAGGATGCTGCCGAGTGCTGTCGCCGACATGACGATGCCGGCGGTCATCGTTACGCGTCCCTGATCTTCGACCAGTTGCGCCACGTAGACGGTTATGATCGGTTCGATCGACATGTTGGCGAGCATCAGAAGTAGGCCGGTCGCCAGCATCGCGACCACCGGGCCCTTGTCCGGTATCGCTGGCCAGCCGCCGCTTGCCTTCGCCGCTTGTCTGCGGGCGGGGGACTTCTCCTCCTTGAGCAGGAAGGTGGTCGCCAGGAAGGCGAGGAAGATGACGCCGCCTGCCGCCAGGAACGTGCCGCGGATGCCGATGATGGGCGGCAGCGCCCCGCCGATCAGCGGTCCGACGAGATTGCCCGCCATGATGCCCGACGACAGCACGCCGAGTGCCCAGGCCGAGCGGTCTTTCGGCGTCTGCGTCGCGACCAGCACCATGGAGCCCGAGGCGTAGCCGCCTGCAAGTCCTACGAAAAGCCGGAGCGCCACCAGCTGCCAGACGTTCTCCGCCATGCCCATCAGCGAGATTGCGATCGTCATGCCGAGGCTGGCGCGCACCAGCATCAGCTTTCGCCCGTAGATATCGCCGAGCCGGCCCCAGAGCGGCGCGACGAGCGCGGCGGCAAAGAAGGTCGCGCCATAGGCGATGCCCGACCACTGCACGGTTGCGGCATGCTCGCTGACGCCGAGTTCCGCGACATAGAGCGGCAGGAAGGGGAGCAGCAGCGTCATTGCCACGATGGTGGTGAAGGACCCGGTCAGCGAAATCGCGAGGTTTCGTTTCCAGTAGGCGGACCCGGCCGCCGCATCTGCCGCGTCCATCTGCGTCTCTGTCATGTCGAAATCTCTATGGGTACCGGTTTGGAAGAAGCGGAAACTTACGCCCCGCCGGCTCCGGTGCCAAGGACGGATCGGGCTTGAACCGTCCGGCAGTTTGCGTTTTGCCCTACTTGTTGCTATAAACTGATTGCAATATGAAACCGGATGTCAAAAGGAGAGCGGCAGTGACCGCAGCGACCCGCGAAGACACCGTCCGGGGCCTTTACAAAGCCTATGTCGAAGGTCGTAAGGGTATCGTCGACGGCACGCTGAGCGAGGATTTCACCTTCTCGAGCCCGCGTGACGATCATATCGACCGCAACGCCTATTTCGACCGCTGCTGGCCGGAACCGCCGTTCGTTCGGGGCATCGAGATCGAATTCCTGGCGATCGACGGCGATGAGGCCGTCGTGCGCTACCGCGCCGAAAAAGCTGACGGCACCGCCTTCCGTAACATGGAGGCGCTGCGCTTCAAGGACGGCAAGCTTGTGTCGGTGGAGGTCTATTTCGGGCGTGAGGTTGTCTGACCGCATTGCCTTGGTCAAGGTGGGCTGGGCAGTCGGCAGCCTCGCCCGTGTTGCAGAACAGGCAACGCGGCGTTGATCGGCCCTCAGCAGCAGTGTGTCTTCAGAGCTCTCCTGTGCCGGGAGCGGGTTGTATCCGCGCTCGCAAGATATAGCCGTGACAATCAACACCGCCTCAATGGTAGCGTCGCGTTGTCAGCCCGAGCCAGGCGCCAACCGAGCGCAAAGTTCGGTAGTTTTCTAGCATTGATCGAGGCTTATTTCCGCAACAGCGACCCATAGATCTCAGGGCCTGCGCCAAATCGGAGGTGCCGACCATCGTGTCGTTGATCATGCGCCATTCGTCCCTAGAAAAACCGGATCGCCGACGTCGAGATGATGACGAGCGAGACGGCGATCATCAAGGGCCTTACCGGCAGGCGCTTGACGAGCATCGCGCCGAGCGGCGCGGCGATCACGCCGCCAACGATGAGGCCGACAGCCGAACGCAGTTCCGACCAGCCGAGCGTCAGAACGAAGGTAAGCGAGATGGTGAGCGTCACCGCGAATTCCGTAAGGCTGGTAGAGCCGATTACCTTCTTCGGATCGTGCCCGCGACTGACCAGCGTGCTGGTGACGATAGGCCCCCAACCACCGCCGCCGATCGCATCGAGCACGCCGCCGCATAGTCCGGCCGGCGGCACGATCCAGTCCTTGACGTCGCGCGGCCAGTGCGGCTGGAATGCCTTGAAGAGGATGACGAGGCCGATGGCGATCAGATAGGCCGAAACGAAGGGCTCGATCGCCTTGCCTTCGACATTGGCGAGGATATAGGCTCCGACCGCCCCGCCGATCATCCCTGCCGGCGCCAGACGCGCCACGAGTTTCCAGTCGACATTGCGGTGATAGACATGCGATGCGCCTGATGCTGCAGTCGTGAAAATCTCCGCCACATGTGTCATCGCACTGGCATTTGCGACCGGCACGCCAAGCGCCAGCAGGCTCGTCGTCGAAAGCACCCCGAACGCCATGCCGAGCGCGCCATCGACGATTTGCGCGCAGAAACCGACCAGCACGAAAAAGAAGAAATCAAGCGTCATTGAACTCCCCGAACTGGCGGCTTCGCAAGGGAACACGCAAAAGGCGAGAAAAGTTCCTTTCGCAATGTCCGGCAATCGCTTGCTTCAGGCGCCAAGTTTCGCGCGATAACGCCTTTGGAGCAATGGAAGAATCGTATGTGGCTGAAGCGGTCGAAGCGTTCATCAAACGCTGGCAGGGCCAAAAAGGCGGCCCGTAAAGACCGCTCTTCCTGACGGATCTTTGCGGTCCTGGGCCTGCACGGCGATCCCGCCTCCACGGCCACCGAAGCAACGTCTACGTCTTCGAAAGGGTCATGCGCGAAACGGCCAAGAGGGCTCGGTCTTCCGTAAGAGCATCGATCTTTACAAGCGCAACTGCTTCATTCTCGAAGCCAAAAGGAAGCTCGCCGGCCGGCAGGATGCGCCGACGCTGCCGCGGCATCGCTTGAGGTTTCTGCCGCAGTCGAAAAAGCACTTGGGACGAGGGCAGGCAGCATTGGCTGCAGCTAACTGACGACGTGATTGATCCCCGTCGCGTTGATTGCGGGTTCATGCCCGAGGATTTCACCAGACCAAAGCTGCAATAGCTGCAGAAACGAGAAGGAAGAGGCTCTCTTTCACGCCGCGAGATGAGTTGCCTTGGCGCATGGATTCAACGTTGTGGCATTTTGCTACAATATTTTGCGCTTAACCATACCGCTTAGGCTTTCGTTCATCCTCCGGCATCAGTTTGCGCCCCGGTGGCTGGGAACCAACCATTGAGGATCGGAAGCTATGACCCATGCACTCGTGCTTTTCTCGGCCGTAACCGCGATCGTCGTATCGATATCGGCGATCGGCAGTCAGCCGGCGCCGAACAATTCGAAATGGCCGGAAATCCATCCGGCGAAGACCTCGCGTGTTCTTTCAGCGCCTGAGCGTTGATGAACGGCCAGTTCATTATCGGTTCAGGACCGCACGGCTAAATCTCGCTTCGGCTGGATTTATGGAGACTCGCAATGAAGATTATCTCGCTGGCAGCAGCGCTCGTTATCGGAGGCCTTTCGGCAGTTTCCGCCGAAGCGATGCCGATGGCGCCGGCGCGTGCCGATACCGCCGCCCCGTCTGCGATCACGAAAGTCGATTATGCCTGCGGGCCCGGATGGCGCCTGAACCGCTGGGGCGAATGCCGCCCGCGCTTCCACCGTCCGCCGCCGCCGCGCTACTGGCATCGCCCGTCGCCACGTTGGGGCTGGGGCTGGGAGCGTCCGCGCCATCGACGCGACCGCGACTGGGGCCGCTACGACCGTTATGACCGCTACGAGCGCAGCAGCTTTTGAGCGGCGCAGCGATCGGTAAACGCTGAGATTGACGAAGCCGGGACGAAATGTCGCCCCGGCTTTATTTTGCTTTCCGGGTTGCCACCTTCTCCGGCGTCGTCGCCAGCGCGAATTTCGCGATTTCCTCCTGCGTCAGATAGTAGAGCCGGTCGGGTGGCGTCTCCATCGCATGCAGCCAGAGGCCGGGCTTGATGCCCATGTCGCCGAGATGGCGGGTGACGCCGGCCGTTGTGCGCTGCGCCTCCGACATTGCGCGCTCCGGCGAAAGCTTCTCCTTCGAGCCGTTGAAGACCTGATGTACGCCGATGACGGCGCCATCCTCGGCCTCGCGGGTCACGCCGCCGGCCATGATGATCGGGCAGGAGGAAGCGCAGAGCGCGCCGCTTGCCACCCTGGTGCCGATCTTCCGTTCGCGAATGAGCTTCGACATCGCCAGCGCATCGCCGACGGCGCCGCCCGGCGAATCCAAAGAAACGGTCTTCACATATTCGCCGCGCGCCGCAATCTCTTGTTCGAAGCGGGCGGCAGCGCCGAGCTCGATTGCCCCCTGCGCCAGAAGTACACCGCCCGGCTGTAGCTCGAAACGGATCGGCTGCTTGAGCAGCTCGATGCTGGTCGTGATCTCGGAAGGTGGCGCCTGCGGTCCACCCTCCGTCAGCGCCGGCGGCAGCACCGGCATGGTCTCCGGCTGTGCCGGATCGAAGCCCGGCAGCTTGGCGTTGGCGG
It includes:
- a CDS encoding catalase, whose amino-acid sequence is MSDNPFDTSRGNGGETHQHIPEKGPHEGLDHLTTNQGIRISDNQNSLRSGERGPTLLEDFVLREKIFHFDHERIPERIVHARGSAAHGYFELTESLSGITKADLFQRKGEKTPVFVRFSTVAGGAGSVDTPRDVRGFAVKFYTQEGNWDLVGNNIPVFFIQDAIKFPDLVHAVKMEADRAYPQAASAHDTFWDWASLMPESTHMLMWAMSDRAIPRSFRMMQGFGVHTFRFVDAEGKSTFVKFHWKPKLGLQSTVWDEALKLQAADNDFHRRDLHEAIEAGNFPEWELGLQLFDEDFASKQPYDVLDATKIIPEEVLPLKIVGRLVLDRNPDNFFAETEQVAYCPANIVPGIDFTNDPLLQGRLFSYLDTQKSRLGTANFHQLPINAPKCPVMNFQRDGQMQMNVPTGRANYEPNSLGVHGEGGGPRECPVTGFPTFSAASGKEEQGDKLRIRAELFADHYSQARLFWKSQTHSEQAHIASSFVFELSKVGLKQVPPRMVGNLLNVDPELAKRVAEGLGIDLPQKNPAAREPIDMPPSPALSIQKNMKQTIEGRKIGILIADGSDAHALQSLVNSIEDANATAFVVAPKVGKARLSDGSTIKADGQLAGSPSQIFDAVAVLLSGEGTGILLKEGAAVQWVMNAFVHLKAIGHTPEALPLLHKAGVEPDEGVVALDGAFFEAAAKRYWYREPNVRMLA
- a CDS encoding MFS transporter, with product MTETQMDAADAAAGSAYWKRNLAISLTGSFTTIVAMTLLLPFLPLYVAELGVSEHAATVQWSGIAYGATFFAAALVAPLWGRLGDIYGRKLMLVRASLGMTIAISLMGMAENVWQLVALRLFVGLAGGYASGSMVLVATQTPKDRSAWALGVLSSGIMAGNLVGPLIGGALPPIIGIRGTFLAAGGVIFLAFLATTFLLKEEKSPARRQAAKASGGWPAIPDKGPVVAMLATGLLLMLANMSIEPIITVYVAQLVEDQGRVTMTAGIVMSATALGSILSASRLGKLADRIGHWPVIAGALAVAALLLIPQAFVTNSWQLIALRFLMGIALGGLLPCITAVIRHSVPDSAAGSILGYSISTQYVGQVAGPVLGGFVGGHIGMRAVFLGTCVLLLAGAAYAWMVRPREKTS
- a CDS encoding nuclear transport factor 2 family protein translates to MTAATREDTVRGLYKAYVEGRKGIVDGTLSEDFTFSSPRDDHIDRNAYFDRCWPEPPFVRGIEIEFLAIDGDEAVVRYRAEKADGTAFRNMEALRFKDGKLVSVEVYFGREVV
- a CDS encoding sulfite exporter TauE/SafE family protein gives rise to the protein MTLDFFFFVLVGFCAQIVDGALGMAFGVLSTTSLLALGVPVANASAMTHVAEIFTTAASGASHVYHRNVDWKLVARLAPAGMIGGAVGAYILANVEGKAIEPFVSAYLIAIGLVILFKAFQPHWPRDVKDWIVPPAGLCGGVLDAIGGGGWGPIVTSTLVSRGHDPKKVIGSTSLTEFAVTLTISLTFVLTLGWSELRSAVGLIVGGVIAAPLGAMLVKRLPVRPLMIAVSLVIISTSAIRFF
- a CDS encoding GCG_CRPN prefix-to-repeats domain-containing protein — translated: MKIISLAAALVIGGLSAVSAEAMPMAPARADTAAPSAITKVDYACGPGWRLNRWGECRPRFHRPPPPRYWHRPSPRWGWGWERPRHRRDRDWGRYDRYDRYERSSF
- a CDS encoding COG3904 family protein → MRLETAGQRLKDYVLSTEDGTLVRHAFHALLAASIVLAVIDWREISAANAKLPGFDPAQPETMPVLPPALTEGGPQAPPSEITTSIELLKQPIRFELQPGGVLLAQGAIELGAAARFEQEIAARGEYVKTVSLDSPGGAVGDALAMSKLIRERKIGTRVASGALCASSCPIIMAGGVTREAEDGAVIGVHQVFNGSKEKLSPERAMSEAQRTTAGVTRHLGDMGIKPGLWLHAMETPPDRLYYLTQEEIAKFALATTPEKVATRKAK